The Oceanivirga salmonicida DNA segment ATAAAACATTAGAGTTTATTAAGGGAAAATAATGAAAAAATATATAGGACTAGATTTAGGAGATGTAAGAATAGGGGTTGCTAAATGTGACCCATTAGGTATTTTAGCTACAAGTTTACTAGTCATAAATAGAGAAAAAGAAGATGCAATAAAAAAAATATTAGAAATATGTGCTGATGAAGGGACATATAAATTGGTAGTAGGTAAACCTTTAAGATTAAGTGGTGCAAGTGAAATACAGGTAGAAAAAGTAGAGAAATTTATAAACGAATTAAAAGAAAAAGATGCTCGTATAGAAGTAAATTATATTGATGAAAGATACACTACCAAAGAAGCAGAATATTATTTAAGAAATTTTTCAAAAAAAAATGGTAAACAAAAAAGACAAGTTGTAGATATGATAGCGGCAACCATAATATTACAAACGTTTTTAGATGGTTTAAAATAGAAAAATTGAAAATAAATATCAAAATAAATAAGGGTAAATGAAAAGAATTTACTCTTTTTTCTTGAAATAAAACTTATTAGGGAATATAATAGAAGTATAGTGAATTTAAAGGAGAGATGAATGAGAAAAATAATAGAAGGTATAGAAGTATCTAAAATAAGGCAAATTGCATTAAAAATGAGAGATTTTAAAGATGGTATAGATTTTACAATAGGAGAACCTAGTCAAGACATTCCACAAATTATTAAGGATGAAATGATAGACAAAATAAAAAATGTAAAAATAGGTTATTCAACAACTGGTGGAATGATAGAATTAAGAGAAAAGATTGCTAAATATTATAATAAATATTTTGGATCAAATTATGATATGAAAAATTGTATAATAACAATAGGTGCAACAGAAGGTATAGCGGTTTTTTGTAGAGCCGTATTAGAAGAAAATGATGAAGTATTAGTTCCGCTTCCGGCTTACCCAGGTTATGAACCTAATATTTTAATGGAAGGTGCAAAACCAGTATATATAGACACTAAAGATAATGGGTTTAAAGTTACTGCAAAAATGTTAGAAGACAATATTACAGATAAAACAAAGGCAATAGTTTTAACTTATCCAAATAATCCTACAGGAGTTTGTTTAAGTGAGAAAGAAATGGACAAAATAGCAGATGTTATAAGAAAAAATAATGTGTATCTTTTATGTGATGAAATATATGCAGCATTAGCATTTGAAAAATTCCACTCTATTGCTAAATATCAAGATATAGAAGACAAGGTAGTAATTATTAGTGGATTTTCTAAATCACATTCTATGACAGGTTATAGAATAGGTTACATGTTATCAAGTAGTAAAAATATTGCTAATTTAATAAAAGCAAGTCAATATACTACAACAGGAACTGCCACACTATCACAATATGGAGCAATGGTAGCCCTTGAAAAATGTTTAGATAGAAGTGAAGTAATAAAACAAAATAAAGAAAGAGTAGATTATATGGTAAAAGGTCTTGAAAAATTAGGCTTTAGTGTTATAAAACCTGAAGGAGCATTTTATGTTTTCGCATCATACTCTAAAATTTCAAATAAAGACTCACTTAGTTTTTGTACAGAAATACTAGAAAATACACATGTAGGTATAGTTCCTGGAATTTGCTTTAATGTAGAAGGGTATGTAAGATTATCTGTTATAAAAGATATACCTGAATTAGATGAAGCTTTAAATAGATTAGAAAAATATTTTAAGGGAATATAATGGAAAGTTACATTATATTAGCAATTATAGGACTAATAGGCTTAGTAGGTAAAAATAAAATACTTGTTTATTCAGCATTAACCTTAATAGCATTAAAATTAATTCCATATAGTAATAAATATTTACCAGATATTAAAGTTAATGGTTTAAAAATTGGAATATTTATAATAACTGTAAGTGTTTTAGTGCCTATCGCAACAGGTAGTATAGGATTAAATGAAGTAATATTAACTTTGAAGAAAAAAGAGGGAATAATAGCATTAATAGTTGGTGTAATAGCTTCTATAATAGCAACTAAGGGTATACACCTACAATTAATTGAACCAGAAATAGTATTATTTGTATCTCTTGGAGTGGTTGCAGGAGTAGCATTTGTAGGTGGAACACCAGTTGGTGCAATAGTTGCCAGTGGTTTAACTTATATAGTACTAAAAATAGTGGAAAAGGTGATTTAAAATGAATGAAACTTTATTAGAAAGATTTGTAAGATACACTAAAATTAATACAAGATCTTATGAGAGTAATAATACAGTACCAACTTCAAAGGAACAAGAAGAATTTTTATTTATGCTTAAAAAAGAATTAGTTGATTTAGGCTTAGAAAATATACATATTACTAAAGGATGGTTTTTAACAGCCACACTTCCAAGTAATATGGATAAAAAAGTTCCTAATATTGGATTTATAGCACATGTAGATACTGCTGATTTTAATTCAATAGGAATTAAACCTAATGTAATAGAAAATTATGATGGAAAAGATATAGTTTTAAATAAAAAAGAAAATATAGTTATGACAGTAGAAAAATTTCCTAATTTAAAAAACTATATAGGAAAAACATTAATAACTACTGATGGGACAACTTTATTAGGTTCAGATGATAAATCAGGAATAGTAGCAATATTAGATGCTATAGTATATTTAATTAAACATCCTGAAATAAAACATGGAGAAATTAGAATAGCCTTTGGTCCAGATGAAGAGATAGGTAGGGGTGCAGATACTTTTGATGTTAAAGATTTTAATTGTGAATTTGCTTATACTTTAGATGGTGGACCATTAGGAGAATTAGAATATGAAAGTTTTAATGCTGCACAAATAGAATATGATATTACTGGTATTTCAGTACACCCAGGAACTGCTAAAGATCAAATGGTAAATTCTCAATTAATAGCTAATGAAGTAATTAGTATGTTCCCTAAAGATGAAGTTCCTGAAAAAACTGATGGTTACGAAGGTTTTTATTTATTAC contains these protein-coding regions:
- the ruvX gene encoding Holliday junction resolvase RuvX, which translates into the protein MKKYIGLDLGDVRIGVAKCDPLGILATSLLVINREKEDAIKKILEICADEGTYKLVVGKPLRLSGASEIQVEKVEKFINELKEKDARIEVNYIDERYTTKEAEYYLRNFSKKNGKQKRQVVDMIAATIILQTFLDGLK
- a CDS encoding pyridoxal phosphate-dependent aminotransferase — translated: MRKIIEGIEVSKIRQIALKMRDFKDGIDFTIGEPSQDIPQIIKDEMIDKIKNVKIGYSTTGGMIELREKIAKYYNKYFGSNYDMKNCIITIGATEGIAVFCRAVLEENDEVLVPLPAYPGYEPNILMEGAKPVYIDTKDNGFKVTAKMLEDNITDKTKAIVLTYPNNPTGVCLSEKEMDKIADVIRKNNVYLLCDEIYAALAFEKFHSIAKYQDIEDKVVIISGFSKSHSMTGYRIGYMLSSSKNIANLIKASQYTTTGTATLSQYGAMVALEKCLDRSEVIKQNKERVDYMVKGLEKLGFSVIKPEGAFYVFASYSKISNKDSLSFCTEILENTHVGIVPGICFNVEGYVRLSVIKDIPELDEALNRLEKYFKGI
- the pepT gene encoding peptidase T; its protein translation is MNETLLERFVRYTKINTRSYESNNTVPTSKEQEEFLFMLKKELVDLGLENIHITKGWFLTATLPSNMDKKVPNIGFIAHVDTADFNSIGIKPNVIENYDGKDIVLNKKENIVMTVEKFPNLKNYIGKTLITTDGTTLLGSDDKSGIVAILDAIVYLIKHPEIKHGEIRIAFGPDEEIGRGADTFDVKDFNCEFAYTLDGGPLGELEYESFNAAQIEYDITGISVHPGTAKDQMVNSQLIANEVISMFPKDEVPEKTDGYEGFYLLHNMEGRIEKTTMTYIIRDHDKKIFEQRKAFCVEVANKIKKKYGNIITYNMFDQYYNMGDLIKNDMRSVELAKKAMENLNIKPDIKPIRGGTDGSKITFMGLMCPNLFVGGENFHGQYEIACLEDMLKARDVVLEIIRLNSK
- a CDS encoding DUF441 domain-containing protein translates to MESYIILAIIGLIGLVGKNKILVYSALTLIALKLIPYSNKYLPDIKVNGLKIGIFIITVSVLVPIATGSIGLNEVILTLKKKEGIIALIVGVIASIIATKGIHLQLIEPEIVLFVSLGVVAGVAFVGGTPVGAIVASGLTYIVLKIVEKVI